One segment of Mycolicibacterium baixiangningiae DNA contains the following:
- a CDS encoding HNH endonuclease signature motif containing protein, with translation MDGEFSTAVDRLLAAVGDMQTASISDLTCPQMVAELDRIKQAVWAVPSVEHRLTARLVEEANPHDLGATSMKKLLADRLRISEKDAAERLTDARQLGPRYTLTGERVKTDLACTAEAMARGDIGQAHVRVIQEFVKKLPVWVSFARRDDYEHTLVGHAKELRPDQLKKAAKALLDFIDQDGTEPDYATQRRRREFKVGPQQSDGMSRVSGWLTPEARALWDVAAAKHAAPGANLPHDDAHTGRDDRTAGRRHHDAFERVLRDTVESGTLGQVAGVPATIVATTTVNELERAAGWADTGGGNKLPIRDLIRMAARSRHYLAVFDDHTEEILYLGRARRNATTAQRLALFARDRGCTHPDCTVPFYWTEAHHTHDHSKGGRTDIPDLTLACQPGNLMVEKTGYTTERPGNGRTHWIPPKHLDTGQPRVNNYFHPHRYLTDHKDDDEPE, from the coding sequence ATGGATGGGGAGTTCAGCACCGCGGTCGATCGCCTGTTGGCGGCCGTCGGTGATATGCAGACTGCTTCCATCAGTGACCTGACCTGCCCCCAGATGGTGGCGGAGTTGGATCGGATCAAGCAGGCCGTGTGGGCGGTGCCCAGTGTGGAGCACCGGTTGACCGCGCGGCTGGTCGAGGAAGCCAACCCCCATGACCTGGGTGCGACATCGATGAAGAAGCTGCTCGCCGACCGGTTACGGATCTCGGAGAAAGACGCCGCCGAACGCCTCACCGACGCCCGCCAGTTGGGTCCTCGCTACACCCTGACCGGCGAACGCGTTAAAACTGACCTCGCGTGCACCGCCGAGGCGATGGCCCGCGGGGACATCGGGCAGGCCCATGTGCGGGTCATCCAGGAGTTCGTCAAGAAACTGCCCGTCTGGGTGTCCTTCGCCCGCCGCGACGACTACGAACACACCCTCGTCGGCCACGCGAAGGAGTTGCGACCCGACCAGCTCAAGAAGGCCGCCAAAGCCCTGCTGGACTTCATCGACCAGGACGGCACCGAACCCGACTACGCAACTCAACGACGTCGCCGCGAATTCAAAGTCGGACCCCAACAATCCGACGGAATGAGTCGCGTCTCGGGCTGGCTCACCCCCGAAGCCCGCGCCCTGTGGGATGTGGCCGCCGCCAAACACGCCGCCCCCGGGGCCAACCTGCCCCACGACGACGCCCACACCGGACGAGATGACCGCACCGCTGGGCGACGCCACCACGACGCGTTCGAGCGGGTCCTGCGTGACACCGTGGAATCCGGGACCCTCGGTCAGGTCGCCGGGGTGCCCGCCACCATCGTCGCCACCACCACCGTCAACGAACTCGAGCGTGCGGCGGGGTGGGCCGACACCGGCGGCGGTAACAAACTCCCCATCCGGGATTTGATCCGGATGGCCGCACGCTCACGGCACTACCTGGCGGTGTTCGACGACCACACCGAAGAAATCCTCTACCTCGGCCGCGCCCGCCGCAACGCCACCACCGCCCAGAGATTGGCCCTGTTCGCACGGGATCGCGGATGCACCCACCCCGACTGCACGGTGCCGTTCTACTGGACCGAAGCCCACCACACCCACGACCACTCCAAAGGCGGGCGCACCGACATCCCCGACCTCACCCTGGCCTGCCAACCCGGCAACCTCATGGTCGAGAAAACCGGATACACCACCGAACGCCCCGGCAACGGACGCACCCACTGGATCCCACCCAAACACCTCGACACCGGCCAACCCCGAGTCAACAACTACTTCCACCCCCACCGCTACCTCACCGACCACAAAGACGACGATGAGCCAGAATAG